The segment CCATATCTTTAACGAATTTCAGAACATCATTATCTGAGCTTATAACAACAACTTCTCTAACAACATCCTTTAAAACAGTGATAACATCATTTAACATTGCTTTTAAAAGATTTTGACGTTCTAATTCTGTTAAAGTAGGTGATAAACGTGTTTTTGCATCTGAAAATTTGGATACTGGTACTATTGCAAAGGTTTTGCTTTTATCTATCTTCATATCAATGAACCCTTGGTTTTATCTTTTTAAAGTTTGTTTAATCTGAATTTGGCACATGAGGGGGCATCATGAGAAATTTCTTCCCAATTTTTTGATGCATCTAATATTTTTTTTAAACAGGACTGTTAAGAAACACTACTCATGGAACCATTAATTTGGAAAATTCCAGCAGATGATTGTTTTCCATTAAATTCCAGTTAAATTTTTTACCCAATCATTGAAATTGTTCCACATATCTGAAAGACTGGATGAAGAGCTGGATGTTGTGGTCTGGTTCAGAGTTGCTATTTCATCCTGTGTCACACCAAACTGTGCCATAACCTCAGATTTAGCTGTATCAGCGTCTTCTTTAAGTTTTGAGAATCTTATGTTCTGTTTGTTTGCAAGTGCAACTGGTTCTCCAGTGTATATATTCAGATCTCCACCAGAAAATATCGTCCATATCTTGAGCTGAGCATCTGTAGCATTTTGAACATCAGATGGATTTGAATTATCCACAATTTCTTTAATGGCATCTGAAGCAGTTCCTGCACTTTCAAGTTTCATTCCGCTGTAAGCTCTTTGAGCTGGTTCAAAGCAGTAAGCTTTGATATTTGCAGTTGACTGGGCTGTTACTTGCTTATCTTCTGCAGTTACTAAATCCTGTGAATCATTACTTTTTAATAGTTCGCCTTTTTCAATTTTTAACGTGTTTTTACCATTGTTTTGCACTTTAACCACATGTGGAACTGTTCCTGCAGATGTACTTTGAATTATGACCACATCACCTTGATCGTATGCCTGATCCAGGCTTATCCCTTCTATTTCTCCTGTTCCAGAGTAGCTCATAACTCCGAAGACTGCTGCAAATATAACAATTATGGATACAAGAAGAATTACCCTGAAATTCATGAGTTACCCCCGTTCAATATCTTTTTATATCTTTATTCCTTTTTTTTTAAATGAAGGCATAATTCAAAGGATATATTAATTCAAATGAATCAATTTATTCATTTAAAAGGTTTAATAGGTTTTTGCCATAAGGGCAATGTGTTTTGCAGGTTTACCACAGTTCATGCACACTTCATCTGCTTCAGATTCACTTTGAATTCCAAGTATGTCAACGTTGACCTTTTCCTCCAGATCCTTACCACATGTTTCATCCCCACACCATCCAAAGGAAATGATCCCACCATGCTCTTCCAGGGTCTTTGAGACTTCATCAATGTTTTCAACGGCTCTGATCTTATCTTCAAAGGAGTTCCAGGCTTTTTTGTTCATATTTATATTTATTTTTTCCATCAAAGCATTTATATCCATTATGAAACTTTCTGGATTGAAATCCATGAACTCCTTTTCACCGTTGTCACGTCTAACAGTTACAACCTTTTTATTTGCAATATCCCTTGGACCAACCTCTAACCTAAGGGGTACTCCCCTCATTTCCCACTCGTAGTACTTCTTACCAGCTCTTATATCCCTGTCATCGAAGTGAACCCTGAATCCTTCATTTCTAAGTTTTTCCTCAAGGTTTTTGCAGAAATCAAGAACTTCTTCTCCTCCCTTCTTGAATATGATTGGAACTACCACGATCTGGTAGGGTGCAACTGCAGGTGGGAGGCACAATCCTCCCTCATCTCCATGTATGCCTATGGTTGATGCTATGACCCTGTCTGAAAGTCCATAGCATGTCTGGTAAACATATTCATGTTCTCCTTCAAGGGTTTCATAGGTGATATCAAATGTTTTTGCAAAGGTCTGGCCCAGATTGTGTACCGTTGCAATCTGCAGGGTTTTACCATCTGGAAGCAGTGTATCAAAGGCCATTGTGTAATCTGCACCTGGAAACTTATCCCACTCTGGTCTCTTACTTATGGTGTATGGAATTCCAAGTGCATTGAAGAAGGTTCTGTATATCTCAAGGGCCCTTTCAACCTGCATATCTGCCTCTTCTTTGGTTGCATGTATTGTGTGGGCTTCCTTGAAGGTTGTGATTTCCCTTACCCTGATTAAAGGTCGTGTATGTTTGGTTTCATAACGGAAGGTGTTCACCACCTGGTAGAACTTCATTGGAAGGTCTGTGTGTGAGCGCACCCAGAGGGAGAACATGGGATACATTGCAGTCTCACTGGTTGGTCGCAGTGCAAGTTTTTTGTTGAGTTCGGTGAGTCCACCGTGTGTTACCCAGTAAACTTCGCTTTCAAACCCTTTAACATGTATAGCTTCCTTCGCAAGTTCGTCTTCAGGTATTAAAAGTGGAAATAGTACTTCCTCATGATCCTCATCCAGTATCTCTTTAAGAATGTTAAGGGTGTATTTTCTTATTTTAAAGCCCTGAGGCAACCATACATGCATTCCCTTTATTGGATATCGTGTGTCAATTATTTCTGCTTCTTCTAGGATGTTGTGAAACCATTCGCTGAATTCTGTCATTTATTCACCATGTTGTTTATTGGACTGCCGGTGTTCATATCGTACCCATGAAGATTCGATCTGCAATCCCCTATGAAATCTGTAATTAGAAATTTTTTTTTTAGATAAAATCCTTTGGAGTTTTGACTCCTGAACTTAATATCAAAATCTTGTTTAGAACTATTTAGGAGTTCTTTGTATTTCATTGTTTTTTATTATACCTTTGAATTTTTAGTATTTATTTTTTGAATAATAAATTTTTGGAATAAAAACTCCCAGAAACTATGAATAAATCTCGGAACTATGAAAAAAAGTTAGAATCAGATGTTTTTAGATAGATTTTTTTTAGATTGATTCATTTTATTCAAGGTAACACTCATTTTTCAGTAGTGGCTCTTTTTACATATAATTCACATCATAAAATTAGGTTTTCAAAGAACATGGCTTGAAATAAAAATTAAATCAAAAATTATTTTTATCCTTGTGTTAAAAATATTATAAAGAAAAAAGAAGTTTTAAAACTTATTTCTGAATAAGATAACTCTGAATAAATATATCAAGCAATTGAATGGAATTTGTATAGTGTAACCAATAAAAATATTTGAATAGATGCATTTTTTTAAGAATTTAAAATGAAGGGATGATAAAATGGATTTTAGAAAGATTCAGCTTCCAAGGGAAATCCACGCAGGAGCTGGGGTTATAACAGAAACAGGTGCTATTTGTAAGGATCTGAAGGTTGAAGGTAAAGCACTGGTTGTAACAGGACCCAGAACCATAAAAGTTGCAGGGGAAAAGGCAATTGAAAGTCTTCAAAGTGAAGGTTTTGATGTGGAATGTGTTACAATTGACACTGCATCCAAGGATTCAGTTCTGGAGGTTCAGGATGCTATGGATGATGTTTCAATAGTTCTGGGTGTTGGGGGAGGCAAGGTTATAGACACTGCAAAACTTGCATCCACCAGATCAGAACTGCACTTCATAAGTGTGCCAACTGCAGCATCCCATGATGGAATAGCATCACCAAGGGCTTCAATAAAGAATGAGGGGGGAAGCGTGTCATTGAAGGCAAAACCTCCAATAGGGGTCATTGCAGATACAAAGATAATAAGTCAGGCACCCTTCAGGCTCCTTGCAGCAGGATGCGGAGATATAATCTCAAACCACACATCCATACTGGACTGGAAACTGTCCTACAGACTTCTCAATGAATATTTCAGTGACTCTGCAGCAGCACTCTCACTTATGACTGCAGAGATGACCACAAAATCAGCAGATGCCATTAAAGAAGGCCTTACAGAAAGTGCTGGGCTGGTTGTGAAGGCTTTGATAAGCAGTGGTATTGCAATAAGCATAGCTGGTACAAGCAGACCTGCAAGCGGTTCTGAGCATAAATTCAGTCATGCCCTGGATATTGTTGCACCGAAACCTGCACTCCACGGTGAACAGTGTGGTGTTGGAACCATAATGATGATGTACCTCCACGGTGGGGACTGGAAATTTATAAGGGACACTTTAAAAACCATCAAAGCACCAACAACTGCAAAGGAAATGGGAATAAAACCAGAGTTCATTATTGAAGCTCTTACAAAGGCACACACAATTCGGAAAGAACGATACACAATACTGGGAGACCGTGGTCTTACAAGGGAATCTGCAGAAACACTTGCAACCACAACTGGAGTTATTTAACTTCAATCATCTTATTTTTTGATCATTTCAATCACATGAACTTTTTTTTGATGTTTTTGGAATCAGGAGGGATTTTTTTCTTTGTAAAAATTATGGATTTCTTCTTTTGAATCATATCAATTTAAAATAGTGCTTTTTTTAAATATGGCTCAAGTAACCTAGATTTATATAATCTTATGGATATAATAATTTCAATGTAGTTTGATTCACTTTAAATACATCATAATATTTAACAAATTAATATGAATAATTGGGAGTTGTCCCAGGAATGATGATAACATGATAACACTCATTGGAAAAAATCTTGCAAATAAAGGACTTAAATTCATGCATTACGGAGCTTCTTCTCAATGTGAAAGGTGCAGATTTAAAGGCACATGCATAGACGCCCTTGAAAGCGGGCGAATGTACATAATAAAGGATGTTAAAGATGCAGAACAACCATGCTTTGTACATGAAGGTGGAAAGGTTAAGGTTGTTGAGGTTGATAAAGCCTACATAAAAACAGCAGTAGACTCTAAAAAAGCTTTTGAAGGCTCTAAATTAGTTTTTAACCCGCCAGAATGTGATGAAGAATGTTCCATGAGAGACCTGTGCTTTCCAGAGGGACTCTACATAGAAGATAAATGTAAAATAGTCAAAAAGGTTGGAAAAGTAAGGGATAAATGTGCAAAGGGATACGATCTCACAACGGTACTATTAAGATACTGAAGTTTACATTTTACCCTCAAAAAAACATGGTTATTACAAAGTAGAGTAAGATCATTCAATAAAAACTAAATAAAAAAAAGAGATTTAAAGAAGCTAAAATTTGTTAAAATATAACATTGATGAATTGCATTACAATTAAAGAGGAATTATTTATGGAACTTAAAAAACAGGTTGGATACGAAGCTGCAAAGCTTGTTAAGGACGGGGATATTGTTGGACTTGGAACTGGATCCACAACCCTTCACTTCATTGAAAGACTTGGAGAGCGGGTGAAAACAGAGGAACTTGACATAATGGGAGTTCCAACATCCTATCAATCCTTCTTCCTTGCAAGGGACCTTGGAATCAAAATAACAACCCTAGAAGAGAATGACGTTGACATAGCAGTTGATGGTGCAGATGAAGTTGATCCAGACTTGAACCTGATAAAGGGGGGCGGTGCAGCCCACACACTTGAAAAGATAGTTGATTCTTCAGCAGAAAGGTTCGTTGTTGTTGTGGATGAATCAAAACTCGTTGAAAAACTTGGAAAAATGCCCATACCCCTTGAGGTAATGCCCGCAGCTTACAGAGTTGTTTCAAACCGTTTAAGAGATATGGGTGGTGTACCATCAATCAGAATGGCTGAGAGAAAGGACGGCCCTGTTATAACCGATAACAACAACTTCCTCCTTGAAGTTGCCTTCAATGAAATATCAGACCCAAAATTCCTTGAAAAAGAATTAAATTCCATCCCTGGAGTTATTGAGAATGGAATTTTCTCAGGATACGTTGATGAAGTGCTTGTAGGCACACAGGAAGGGGTTAAGGTTTTGAAAAAAGGTTAATGTTGAATAGATCCTTGAATTGAATTGTAATCTGGATAAAAACATTAAAGATTAACTGAAAATCCCATAATATTTCCTTTTTTTATATGAACTCCATTACTTACTTATAAATGCTTTTTTTATGCGAAATTTCTAAAACTTTTTTTAAATCTATTTTTTTCATTGAATTGGGCTTACCCTAAAAATATCTAAAAATTAAAATATTATTCACTACATAAATAGTTAGTATGATCACCATCAAAAGAGCCTACTTACCTCCAGAAGAAGAAGATGGTTTCAGAGTTTTGGTGGACAGAATATGGTCCAGGGGTGTGTCCAAGGAGGATATAAAGTTAGATTTTTGGATGAAGAACGTAGCCCCCAGCAACGAACTGAGAAAGTGGTTTGCCCATGACCCTGAGAGATGGTTGGAGTTCAAGACCAGATATCTGGATGAACTTAAGGATAAAAAAGAATTAATTGCACACTTGAAGATCATAGAAAAGTTTAACAAGACTCTGACTCTTGTGTACTCTGCTCAGATGAAAAACACAACAACGCAGTGGTTTTAATGGAATTACTTAAGAGACAACCAATGGTTGTTAAAACAGATATTTCAAGAATTCATGGTTAATTAAGAAAGCTCTTAAATCAAGTTTCTTAAGCAATACAAACTTAAAAATCGTAAAAAATGAAGGTTAATAGAATCATGGCTTATTAACATTTTATGGGGGGTGAGAATCCATGAAGATGATTATCATCTACAAATCCTACCACCATATGAACACAGAGAAGGTGGCCAGGGCCATGGCAGAAACCATGAATGGAGATCTTGTAAGGGTTGAAGATGTCAAACCCAATGAACTTGAAGACTACGACCTTATTGGTTTTGGTTCAGGTATCTATGGAGGTAAACCCCATAGGGACATCCTAAAACTTGCGGAGGAAATGCAGCCCATGGACAAGAAGGTGTTCATTTTTTCAACCTCTGGCATTCACGGGGAAAACTATCACCACATCCTTATGGAAAAGTTGAAGTTCAAAGGTGCTGAAATCCTGGGAGAGTTCAACTGTCCTGGTGAAGTCCGCCCACTTGGATTAAATCTGGACTTGAAAGGCCCATTAGGATGGTTTATGGGTAAGAATAAGGGACATCCTAATGAAATGGATTTGAATAACGCCAGAATCTTCGCAGAGGATATTCTTAAATCCAGATGAGCTTTATTAAAAAATAATTCATCTAAGTCCAGAAACTGCTGTAATTCCCACAGGGTTTAAATAAAGGGTTTTAAGTCAATAGAAGTCACTTTTAATGAGGTAGGTGGTTGAAATGGATATTGATACTCTTCTAAATATCATTAAATTAGGACGTCCCCAGTTTTTGGTTGGGGGTTTTCTGCTTTTCTGTGTTGGAGTGTTGTTGGCCATTCTACTCCATGCAGAATTCATTTTAAATAAATTCCTACTGGGATATACTATCCTATTTCTGGCTCATCTGGCAGTTCACTACAGCAATGATTATTTTGATGCTGATGCTGATGCATTTGCTGAACCAACTTTGATTTCAGGGGGTAGTGGGATTCTGGTTAAAAATCCAGAATTGAAACCATTCTCAAAATGGTTCGCCATTTCACTCATGATCTTATCCCTGGGTTTTGCAGCAATTTTCATGCTTACCTTCTCATACACAGTTTGGTTCTTTTTATTTGTACTCTTGGGAAACTTTTTAGCATGGTTTTATTCTGCCCCACCCATTAAATTAGTTTACAGAAGATTGGGAGAAATTTCAACTGTACTGACTGGAATCATATTGCCTGGAATGGGTTACTTCACGATTATGGGAACACTGGATCTTCCCTTTCTTATTTTTGCCCTGCCACTAACATTTTTACAGCTCTTCTTTATCATCAGTGTTGAAATGCCTGATATGGAGGGGGATAAATTAGGTGGAAAAACGACCCTGATAGTTTCGAAGGGCCGTGAATTTGGGTTTAAACTCATTTTAGTTTCAGGATTATTGTTTACACTTTCATTTTTTGTAATTCCATTCACAGGTTTGTATCCTTCAATCATAGATTTTAAAATATTATCACTTATTTCGTTAATTCCATTAGGTTTGGGGATTTTAGAATTGATAAAAAAACCATTGGATAAAGAATCTGCAACAAAATTTTCCAGTCTGAACATTGCTGCCCTGTTTTTGGTTGTTATCCTAATTGATCTTTACTTCATCTACCTCATCAAATGAAACTACTGGATCATCCAATAGACTTATTCAAAAACTGTTTAGAATAGTAGTTCATTTGGCATTAAATTTCAATTTTTTCAGGAATATATTTTATTTTGTCCCATTTTTTCACCTTCTTTTATAAAGAATACAGATAGGCTTTTTATCTGTAACTGCAGGAAAATGAATTATTAAATAGGATAACATGGCTTTTAATCATGATTTAATAGTTAATATTATATACCATGACTCTTCTTAAATTATTATTAAAACTGAAAAGGAGGGATAATCAATCAAAGGAAGATCGTGTTTTATAATTTTATTGTTGATTAGTTTGGTATTTCTTTTAAGTCTAAGCAGTGCATCTGCAACGAATGTTACAAGCAGTGTTGGTGTTACCAAGAACATTGGCAGTACAAGTTATGGTTACGTGGATAAAACCTACTACGGTAATCAAAGTTCCAAAAAGACAGTTGTGATCATAGTTGGTGTGCATCCACAGGAAAATGGAATACACAATGCTGTTTCCAAGACCCTTGCAAATAAATCAGCTAATCTCACCAAAAGGTACGTTCTCTACAAGGTTACTGTAACCAAGGATACTGGTGACTATAAAAAGAGCAGAATGAATGGACAGTTACTGGCTCAGAGATTCATTGTTCCAGATGTTTCAAGTGAAAACCCCATGCTTGTTGTGGATGTTCATGAGAATCATTATAAAAGTAGTGGTTACGCTTACTGCAGATTTCTGTACCTAATTTCCAACAACGCTAAAACCAAAACCTACGCCAATGAAATAATCAGTACCATGCCGTTTTTAAGGACCTACACCCCACCAAACCATACAAGTCCACAGTACGTCACAGAACCCATTGCAAGCAAGGGCATATCCACCATGATCTACGAAACCTACAACAGTGACTCAACAGCCAAAAAAGCCTCTGATGCAAATGCTTTTATCAACGCTTTAGACAATCAGGTTGGAAACAGTATAACTGCAAGTCCTGCAGGTGGAAACTACTACGCTCCGCAGAAGGTGAGTTTAACTTCAGATAGTTATTCAAGTATCTACTACACACTTGATGGAACTAACCCAACAACCAGCAGTACATTGTACACAGAACCAATCAGTCTAAACACTTCCAAGACCTTGAAGTATATAGGAGTCACTGAATCCGGAGAGTTATCATCTGTAACAACATCTAAATACCAGATATATGTTTTAACCACATATGAATACACAGCACGTGTTCTTGTTAAAACAGTTAGCTACAGAGGATGGAAGAAGGTTGCCTACAAGGCTAAGGTGAAGGTAAGGTACAAAGTCGGTAAAAAGTGGAGATACAAGTACAAATACGTCACAAAATACAAATGGAAAAAAGGATGGATTTCTTACGGAATTTACAAGAACCAAACAAAACAAGGTACGCGCTGGACTTTAACATGAGGTTCAAGAAGTAAATCCATTTTTTTTTATTTTAGATTTTTTTTTAATTCAAATAAAATTTTCACTATTTTTTAAGGTTTTAGTTGAATATGAACTCAATCCTTCAAAAGGGATGCTATTCCAAATGCCACAGCAAGAACAATCACAATCGTGGCACCTGAAGCCAGGTTGAAAACATATGAAAGCCAGAGCCCAGCAACCGTCAGTACCATACCTGTGGCCACGGAAAGGATCATGAGCTTGTTTAGGTTCTGGGTGAACTGCTTGCTTATGGCTGCGGGAAGTGTTAGAAGGGCTATAACAAGGATCACACCCACCACTTTAATGAGAACAACAACGCTCAAAGCCACAAGGCAGAGAAGCAGAAGATAAATACTCCTTGATGGCATTCCAACAACTCCTGCAAATTCTTCATCGAAGGATACTGCAAGAAGTTCCCTGCGGAATAGAAAAACCGTTAGAATTATGGTGATGTCGAGGACTAGCATGATCACGAGATCTGAAGTTGGAACTGTGAGTATGCTTCCAAAGAGGTAACTGAAAAGATCTGGGGCGTATCCTGGTGTTAGGTTAATGAATATAATACCAATAGCCATACCCAGGCTCCATAATATTCCAATTGCAGTGTCCTCACTCACGTTTACCTTTTCACTCAACATCCCCATTCCCATGGCTGAAATCATGCTGAATGGTATTGCTGCAAGCACAGGATTCACACCAAGGAAGTATCCAAGGCCAATTCCTCCAAAGGCAGCATGGGATATTCCTCCGCTTATAAAGACTATGCGTTTTATCACGATGTAGCTACCTACAATTCCACATGCAACACTCACAAGTAAAGCTGCAATCACTGCATTCTGCATGAAGGTGTATGAGAGAAATTCAAGCATTAAAATTCCCCCTCATTATCATGGTGATGTTTTTCAAGTACCCTGTGGGGAATTCCATGGGATATGAGTTCCAGTGGACATTTGTAGATCTCTTCAAGTCCCTCTGCTGATTCCTCAACAGGTCCGTGGTAGAAGAGTTTCTTGTTTAGGCAGGCTATCTTGTTAACCTGCGTTGAAACTGCACCAACATCATGGCTCACAAGGATTATGGCCATCCTTTCATGGAGCTTTGAAAGGAGTTTGTAGAATGAATGCTGCATTTCAGGGTCTATGCTTGCCATTGGCTCATCCAGAAGAAGTATGCGAGGATTTCTCACCAGGGCTCTGGCTATGAAAACCCTCTGCATCTGCCCGCCTGAAAGCCTGCTTATCTGCCTGTTGCGGTACTTTAGCATGCCAACCTCTTCAAGAACATCTTTAACAGCTTTTTTATCCCTGGGGGTGTAACCCTTAAAAAGTCCCTTGTAACGGCCTGTGAGAACAGTTTCAAAGACATCTATTGGAAAATCATGGTCAAAAACAACTGTTTGTGGAAGGTATCCCATGAATTTTCTTGCCTTTTCAGGGGGGTTTCCAAATATTTTCACGTTACCCGTGTCTGGTTTCAAAATTCCAAGAATTAGCTTAAGAAGGGTACTTTTTCCACCACCATTGGGACCTATAACTGCCAAATAATCTTTTTTATCTAAGGATAGGTTTATATCTTTCAGCACTGTCCTGCCATTAACACTGTAATTCAGATCTTTGATTTCAAGAATCTTTTCTACCATATTACTCCCTTAAATAAATTTTTTTTATACTTTCATCCCTTATTGTCCGTCACTGTTTCTGCGAATATGCCTGAAACCCTGTACATGTTATCAAGGTAGTTTTCAGGCATTGTATCAATGGACACAACATGACCCCCTATCTGGTCTGCTATAACACTGGCACTTGCATTGCTGAACTGGGGTGATACGAAGATAACAGTCACATTGTCCTTTTTTGCAAGGGTCACAAGTTCAGCTATGTTTTTGGATGTGGGTTCTTTACCCTCTTTTTCAATGGATATTTGATTCAGTCCATAGTCACGGCAGAAGTAGCCCCATGAAGGATGATAAACCATTATGTTCATGCCCTTATCATCTGCAAGTGTTTCTGTGATGTTTTCATCGAGTTTATCCAGTTCCTGCAGATAGACATCCCTGTTTTTGGTGTAGTAATCCCTGTTTTCGGGATCAACTTCCACAAGCCCCTCATAAATATTTTCCACCATTACTTTGGCATTTCTTGGTGAGTTCCAAACATGGGGGTCGTTGTTGCCCTCATCAGGGTCTGTGCTTTCCATGAGATCTAGGCCCTTGGAACAGTTCACAATGAGCATTTCACTGTTCAAACCTTTTATCTTGTCCATCCAACCGATTTCAAATTCAATTCCAGAACCAACCTCTGCGTACATATCAGCCTGCCCGGCCTTCTGGATTTTACCTGGTGTTGGCTCGTATGTATGGGGATCTGCACCTGGAGGAACCATCACCACAACATTCACCCTGTCTCCACCCACTTTTTTAACAAATTCTGTTTCTGTGGGAATGGTTACAGCCACGGTTACTGTGCTGTTTTCAACTGTCTTTGAATCATTTGAAACCTCATAAACAACAGTTCCAAGAAAGAATATAATAACTCCTAAAAGCATAAAAATTCCAATTATCCTCTTTTTTTTCAAAATCATTCCCCTGAACTTGTTGATTTTTATTCAAATCAAAATTGAAAGATTTTTCCCATTTTAAGCCCGGTAATTGTAATTATTTTTATTTTTATTAATATTTAAAACTTTTTATAATAAAAAATATCAAATTATTTATAAAAGGTTAATAATAATTATCCCTAGAGAAAATGGAAGTGGAACCATGACAATCGTAAGCATATCCCTGAACGACAAGCTCCTCCAGGAAATAGACCATATAAAGGATGAAATGGGATTTTCCGGGAGATCTGAAGTTATAAGGGCAAGTGCCAGAATGTTGATAGCAGACAACAAAGAAAAAGATGAATTAACTGGGGAGATAAATTCTGTGCTGATCTTGATCCACCATAAAAAGGTTGAAGACAGGGTTACAGAGATAAAACATGGATTTGAGGATGTAATCAGCACCCAGATCCACAGTCACCTGAGGGAGAATAAATGCCTTGAAATATTTATTTTAGATGGAAACGCCCAGAGAATGAACCAGTTCTATAAGATGTTTGAAACATCGCCAAAAATGGAATATGTGAAGTTGATAGTGGTTTAAGATTCCATCAGCTTCAAAACATCCTCCAAACTATGGGTAGGTGCGTTGCAGCTTTTATCTGAACATAGGTAAAGTGTTGCCCCACCATCAATCATCCCCTTAATCTCAACTGATTCTGTAACATCTTTTATACCTAAAATATCCCTGTACCTGATTTCAGCCTGGGATTCAATGATTGGGTTCAGTATAAGAACTTTGTTTGGGATGAAGTACTTCCTCAAGTTTTTTAAGATCCTGATGGTATCTTCAGAAAATGGATTTCCAGCTAAAACTAAAGTATATGATGGACCCACCCTGAAATCTAAGGCTTCAATGAATTGTGTGTGGGCTGTTGGAGCCTTTTTAACATTCACTGAGAATGCTTGCTCCATCTCACGAGTTTTCAATTCAAATTCCTGATTTTCAGTTATCTTGGCAATTTTAAGCAGGTTCAGGTACTGAACAGAATTTCCTGAGGGTAATGCACCATCATAGGTTTTTTTCTCCCTGAGGAGTACTTGTTCTGAATCAGAGGCAGTGAAATAGAAACCACCATACCCTTCATCCCAGAAATATTTTAACAAGGTCTGGGTAAGATCCACGGCCTTTTTCAGGTACTTTGGCTTGAAAAGGGCTTCATAAAGTTCCAGAAGTCCCCATACAACGAATGCATAATCATCAAGTGTTCCAGGAATACCAGCATCACCATCTCTGTAACGGTGAAAAAGCCTATCACCCGAGCACATCTCCTCCAAAATAAAATTCATGGCAGATTCTGCACTCTCTGAATAGATATCTCCCTTAAGGGGATCACCAAAAACCTGTGATGCTCTGGAGAGTGCTGCAACCATCAAACCGTTCCAATCTGCAAGTAACT is part of the Methanobacterium aggregans genome and harbors:
- a CDS encoding chitobiase/beta-hexosaminidase C-terminal domain-containing protein translates to MVFLLSLSSASATNVTSSVGVTKNIGSTSYGYVDKTYYGNQSSKKTVVIIVGVHPQENGIHNAVSKTLANKSANLTKRYVLYKVTVTKDTGDYKKSRMNGQLLAQRFIVPDVSSENPMLVVDVHENHYKSSGYAYCRFLYLISNNAKTKTYANEIISTMPFLRTYTPPNHTSPQYVTEPIASKGISTMIYETYNSDSTAKKASDANAFINALDNQVGNSITASPAGGNYYAPQKVSLTSDSYSSIYYTLDGTNPTTSSTLYTEPISLNTSKTLKYIGVTESGELSSVTTSKYQIYVLTTYEYTARVLVKTVSYRGWKKVAYKAKVKVRYKVGKKWRYKYKYVTKYKWKKGWISYGIYKNQTKQGTRWTLT
- a CDS encoding metal ABC transporter permease, which gives rise to MLEFLSYTFMQNAVIAALLVSVACGIVGSYIVIKRIVFISGGISHAAFGGIGLGYFLGVNPVLAAIPFSMISAMGMGMLSEKVNVSEDTAIGILWSLGMAIGIIFINLTPGYAPDLFSYLFGSILTVPTSDLVIMLVLDITIILTVFLFRRELLAVSFDEEFAGVVGMPSRSIYLLLLCLVALSVVVLIKVVGVILVIALLTLPAAISKQFTQNLNKLMILSVATGMVLTVAGLWLSYVFNLASGATIVIVLAVAFGIASLLKD
- a CDS encoding metal ABC transporter ATP-binding protein; amino-acid sequence: MVEKILEIKDLNYSVNGRTVLKDINLSLDKKDYLAVIGPNGGGKSTLLKLILGILKPDTGNVKIFGNPPEKARKFMGYLPQTVVFDHDFPIDVFETVLTGRYKGLFKGYTPRDKKAVKDVLEEVGMLKYRNRQISRLSGGQMQRVFIARALVRNPRILLLDEPMASIDPEMQHSFYKLLSKLHERMAIILVSHDVGAVSTQVNKIACLNKKLFYHGPVEESAEGLEEIYKCPLELISHGIPHRVLEKHHHDNEGEF
- a CDS encoding metal ABC transporter solute-binding protein, Zn/Mn family, with translation MKKKRIIGIFMLLGVIIFFLGTVVYEVSNDSKTVENSTVTVAVTIPTETEFVKKVGGDRVNVVVMVPPGADPHTYEPTPGKIQKAGQADMYAEVGSGIEFEIGWMDKIKGLNSEMLIVNCSKGLDLMESTDPDEGNNDPHVWNSPRNAKVMVENIYEGLVEVDPENRDYYTKNRDVYLQELDKLDENITETLADDKGMNIMVYHPSWGYFCRDYGLNQISIEKEGKEPTSKNIAELVTLAKKDNVTVIFVSPQFSNASASVIADQIGGHVVSIDTMPENYLDNMYRVSGIFAETVTDNKG
- a CDS encoding CopG family ribbon-helix-helix protein; this translates as MTIVSISLNDKLLQEIDHIKDEMGFSGRSEVIRASARMLIADNKEKDELTGEINSVLILIHHKKVEDRVTEIKHGFEDVISTQIHSHLRENKCLEIFILDGNAQRMNQFYKMFETSPKMEYVKLIVV